A portion of the Eulemur rufifrons isolate Redbay chromosome 30, OSU_ERuf_1, whole genome shotgun sequence genome contains these proteins:
- the ARMCX2 gene encoding armadillo repeat-containing X-linked protein 2 has product MSRVRDAGCVAAGIVIGAGAWYCVYKYTRGRDQTKKRMVKPKNRAVAGTGAKARAGLRPGFTIDLGPGFSPPTPVSTGAEDRAQDEASALETAGCEAVAPAASSAEVQSGAGSQAPEADVAGVGPKAESVIGTAVATAIAPPPGVAEAPTAAEAPAMPGTPKVAEAPGTAEAPGAAALLGTVVPLGTVAPAEMAAPIEAAEAPKVPAPTEVSEVPGVAVPPEAAEAPVPTMPTEAAAPTGAAEVPGTSGSPRTAAVPGTAAAKKATPGAHTGAIPKAGSATGAVPKGGAKGGTRSRNGGKGKGKKSKVEVDELGMGFRPGDGAAAAAAASANGGQAFLVEVPDSEEGESGWTDTESDSDSEPETQRRGRGKRPVSMQRRPFPYEIDEILGVRDLRKVLALLQKSDDPFIQQVALLTLSNNANYSCNQETIRKLGGLPIIANMINKTDPHIKEKALMAMNNLSENYENQGRLQVYMNKVMDDIMASNLNSAVQVVGLKFLTNMTITNDYQHLLVNSIANFFRLLSQGGGKIKVEILKILSNFAENPAMLKKLLGTQVPASFSSLYNSYVESEILINALILFEIIYDNLRAEVYNYREFNKGSLFYLCTASGVCVKKIRALANHHDLLVKVKVIKLVNKF; this is encoded by the coding sequence ATGAGCCGTGTTCGGGATGCTGGCTGCGTAGCGGCAGGAATAGTGATTGGAGCTGGTGCCTGGTACTGCGTCTACAAATACACCAGGGGAAGAGACCAGACGAAAAAGAGAATGGTCAAGCCCAAGAACCGGGCTGTGGCTGGGACTGGAGCCAAGGCTAGAGCTGGGCTAAGGCCCGGGTTCACAATTGACCTTGGGCCAGGATTCAGTCCCCCAACCCCAGTCAGCACTGGGGCAGAGGACAGAGCCCAGGATGAAGCCTCTGCTCTGGAGACGGCTGGATGTGAGGCAGTGGCCCCAGCTGCATCCAGCGCTGAGGTTCAGAGTGGGGCAGGAAGTCAGGCCCCAGAGGCAGATGTGGCCGGGGTTGGGCCTAAGGCCGAATCAGTAATTGGCACTGCAGTGGCTACTGCAATAGCACCACccccaggggtggcagaggctccCACAGCTGCAGAGGCCCCTGCAATGCCAGGGACTCCCAAAGTGGCAGAAGCCCCCGGCACAGCAGAGGCTCCAGGGGCAGCGGCGCTTCTCGGGACAGTGGTACCTCTTGGGACAGTAGCCCCTGCCGAGATGGCAGCACCCATTGAGGCAGCCGAGGCCCCCAAGGTGCCAGCACCTACGGAGGTGTCAGAAGTTCCAGGAGTGGCAGTGCCTCCCGAAGCTGCTGAAGCTCCTGTGCCCACAATGCCTACTGAGGCAGCAGCACCTACTGGGGCTGCAGAGGTTCCTGGGACTTCAGGGTCGCCTAGAACAGCAGCAGTTCCTGGAACAGCTGCTGCCAAGAAAGCAACCCCTGGGGCTCACACTGGGGCTATACCTAAGGCCGGGTCAGCAACTGGAGCTGTACCCAAAGGTGGAGCCAAGGGTGGAACCAGGTCCCGGAATGGgggcaagggcaagggcaagAAAAGCAAGGTTGAAGTAGATGAATTGGGAATGGGCTTCCGCCCTGGAGATGGGGCTGCAGCAGCTGCTGCAGCCTCTGCTAATGGGGGACAAGCTTTCCTGGTGGAGGTCCCTGACTCTGAGGAAGGGGAGTCCGGATGGACTGACACAGAGTCGGATTCAGACTCTGAGCCTGAGACCCAGCGCAGAGGCAGGGGGAAAAGACCTGTTTCCATGCAGAGGCGCCCCTTTCCCTATGAAATTGATGAGATTCTGGGTGTCCGAGATCTCAGGAAAGTCCTTGCCTTGCTTCAGAAATCAGATGATCCTTTCATCCAACAGGTAGCTTTGCTCACCCTGAGCAACAATGCCAATTATTCATGCAACCAAGAGACAATTCGCAAATTGGGAGGCCTCCCAATTATTGCAAACATGATCAACAAAACTGATCCCCACATTAAGGAAAAAGCCTTAATGGCCATGAATAACCTGAGTGAGAATTATGAAAATCAGGGCCGGCTTCAGGTATACATGAATAAAGTGATGGATGATATCATGGCCTCTAACCTGAACTCAGCAGTACAGGTAGTTGgactaaaatttttaacaaacatGACTATTACTAATGACTACCAGCACCTGCTTGTCAATTCCATTGCAAACTTTTTCCGTTTGCTATCTCAGGGTGGTGGAAAAATCAAGGTTgagattttgaaaatactttcgAATTTTGCTGAAAATCCAGCTATGCTCAAAAAACTTCTCGGTACCCAAGTGCCAGCATCATTTAGTTCCCTCTATAATTCTTATGTGGAATCAGAAATTCTTATTAATGCTCTTATTTTGTTTGAGATCATCTATGACAATCTCAGAGCAGAAGTGTACAACTACAGAGAATTTAATAAAGGTTCCCTTTTTTACTTATGCACTGCATCTGGAGTGTGCGTTAAGAAAATTCGAGCCTTAGCAAATCACCATGACCTCTTGGTGAAAGTGAAAGTTATAAAACTAGTGAACAAATTCTGA